DNA sequence from the Saimiri boliviensis isolate mSaiBol1 chromosome 5, mSaiBol1.pri, whole genome shotgun sequence genome:
ATGTACCCTTGGGAACaacagtcaatttttttttcttttcctagttatttccattaaaaaacaattagccatgGGTCACTTGACAGGGACAAGTTCTGAGAAATGAGTTGTAAGGCAATTTTGTTGTCTTGTGATGTCATGTATGTCACAGAGTATACTCAACAAACCTAGCtggcatagcctactacacatctagcctgtatggtatagcctattgctcctggaCTACAAACCTGGACACAGCAGGTTAtcgtactgaatactgcaggcaactgtaacacaataaTAAGTATGAGTGTGTCTAAGCATAGGACAGTTACTGTAGTATGTGGTCTGTCATTGGCTGAAACATCCTAATGCAGTGCTGGATGTATCCAGCTAAAAATAGTACAAAAAGATGAGAATTTGTCTTCTACTTCAGACCTGTCTCCCAAGGCAGCCACTACTATGACTTCCTTATATAGTCTTACATACATATGTTATACATGCCCAAAAACATATGCAAGTATGTGAATGTGTATTACTCCTGCCctgattatttttctaaacaatTGCAAGCCCCatgttttacttgtttttcaCTGGAGATGTTTTATATCCACAAACATGCATAAAACCCATTACTTGCACAGGCAAGTAATATTCCACTGGATATACAAATTCTGACTTACTTAACAGGTATTTCTAGTGAAGCTctaaataaaaccttaaaaatgttttttacaaACAAGATGGCATCTTTGGGTGCACATTCTTTGACATGCTTTTTAAATCATGGTAGAAACTGCCTCAATGCACATCCTTACCAACAGCAGGTTAAATGCAAACCTTTTGACCTTTGCATTTCTATGTGGCTAACACTGGCACTTCACTGTTATTTTAATCAGCAACCTTCTATTTAGCATcactgatttttccatttctaccTGAATAAGTACTAAACTGTTTCAGTTACCATAGccttaatatatatttcaatatctGGTAGGTTTaatctttcttctgtttctctgcaaagggatcatttaaaaaaaagaaatttacaggcAATATTTTAGACTGCTTTAATACCAGACTTAGCAGCACAATACACTTACTGCTCCTATTACACAAACCCAATAAACATATTAAGATTGAATTTACTGCTTCCCCTCAAGAATATAGAACATTATTATTAAtgtcaccattttatttttttcatttttttaaaattatgctttaagttctggggtacatgtgtagaatatgcaggtttgttacacaggtatacacgtgccatggtggtttgctgcacccatcaacccgtcatctacattacgtatttctcctaatgcaatccctcccctaacccccaccccccaaacaggccctggtgtgtgatgttcccctccctgtaaccatgtgttctcattgtttaactcccacttatgagtgagaacatgtggtgtttggttttctgttcctgtgttagtttgctgagaatggtggtttccagcttcatccatgttcttgcgaagcacatgaactcatccttttttatggttgcatagtattccatggtgtatatgtgccacattttctttatccagtctatctttgatgggcatttgagttggctccaagtctttgttattgagAACAGGGCCgctgaacatacacgtgcatctgtctttatagtagaatgacttgtagtcctttgggtatatacccagtaatgggtcaaatgttatttttagttctagatccttgaggaatcactgcactgtcttccacaatggttgaattaatttatactccctccaacagtgtaaaagcattcctgtttctccacatcctctccagcatctgtgtttcctgactttttaatgatcaccactctaactggtgtgagatagtatctcactgtggttttaattttcatttctctaacaaccagtgatgatgttttcttttcacgtttgttggctgcataaatatcttcttttgagacgtgtctgttcatattcttcacccattttttggtggggttgttgatgctggatattagccctttgttggatggataaattgcaaaattcttctcccattctgtaggttgcttgttccctctaatgctagtttcttttgctgtgcagaagctctttagtttgattagatcccatttgtctatttgggctttTGCTGCctttgctttcggtgttttagtcgtgaagtatttgcccatgcctatgtcctgaatggtattgtcctgattttcttccagggtttttatcattttgggttttacatttaagtctttaatccatcttgagttaatttctgtgcaagatgtaaggaagggatcagtttcagttttcttgctGGTACAGTCTCTCATGCCTTcacttggctaggagagggagctccccaacccctgtgcTTCCccggtgaggcaatgccccaccctacTTTGGCTCACCCTCTGGGCTGTACCGTCTGACCAGTCCGAACGAGATGAACTGGggacctcagttggaaatgcagaaatcatccACCTTCTGTGTcaatctcactgggagctgcagacaggAGCTGTTTCTATTTCGCCATCTTGCCAGTGGTCCAGGtcacaattttaaataagaaaactatgtAGTAActaaaattttttagaaagaatCATATTCATACAGTATAAGCACTTCTCAAAGAAACTACtaaggttttacatttttaatatatccttgctgggtatataccccagagGGAAATAGTAActatatttgttttgtattccTTCTGGATTCAAGTCCACCAAGAACACATGAAAGTGGCCTTATCTGGAATTAGGGTCTTTGCAGCTGTAATCAGGTTGAGATCATACTGGATAagggtgggtcctaatccaatgATCAATGTCCCTGTAGGAGGGAAACTGGGCACAGGCAAGTGTCGTATGAGGCAGGAACTGGAGTGACACTGATACAAGACAAGAGACACCAGGGATGGCTGGCtgctgccagaagctggaaaGCGGCAGGGAGGAATTCTTCTCCAGATCCTGACAGCATGGCCCTGCTGCACCTCGAGTTTggattctggcctccagaaccatgagagtAATTTCAGGTGTCTCTGAAGCCGTGGCACATGTGGCAGATTGTTAGAGAAGCCCTAGTTAACAAATATAATAACCACCCCTGATTTTCTGTCAGTTTGAACTGGCATAAATCTCCAACAGTATACAGCTATATTGGGGGACTTGTCATTTGATGTCTCTTTTTCATTCACTAGGTTGCTTACAATAAGGCAAAAAGTAGGAACTCGTTTAGAAAatccagccgggcacagtggctcatgcctgtaatcccagcactttgggaggctgaggcgagtgaatcacttgaggtcaggtgtttgagaccagcctggaacatggcaaaacaccatctctactaaaatgcaaaaactagctgggtgtggtggcgggcacctgtaatcccagctactctggaggctgagggaggagaactgcttgaacccaggaggcagaggttgcagtgagccaacatcatgccactgcactccagcctgggtgacagagggagactccatctcaaagaaaaaaaaaagaaagaaagaaagaaaagaaaacccttttGTGGTGATTGTTTCATACTATTATCTCATTGAGACAcaatttatattaagaaaaaacaattccTGAAAATTGTTTTACAAAGTGTTCATAGTTTTATTACTTATCACCTCTATGTATTTTAACAACTTCATAAGTGCAGTTGGATTATatgggaaaagatttttcttttgcaaacgGCAGATGGCACCTTGTAGTTCTTTGAAGCATTTAACTGTTCTGTAAAATATTCCCACTGCAGAGAGTACATCATTTGGGACTACTTCACAACCAAAGGAGAAGGCTGTATCCAATTCTTTCACAACCAGAGGCCTTGATGGAGGCTCACGGCTAAATTCTTTTTCATCCCTGCTTGTCACAGCTGTGTCCTTAATCTCCTTAGTTCCTTGTTGGTGTAAAGATGTCTGTTTACTGTTAGCTAGACACTGGTCTGTGGACTCCACTTCAGAATCATCAGAGCTGTCATAATCTACCAGACTTTGAGACGCCGGTGGGGAAGACAGACTAGGAGTGTACATGGGGTGATTCCCTTTGGATGTCACAGCTCTCAGTGGTTCAGAGGGAGCATCAGAAGCCTGAGAGTGGCAAGCACACACCTCTACGTGACTATGAGGAGCAGGTAAACGATGGGGTATTGTTTGGTTGGTGCTTTGGTCTTGGACAAGTGAGGGGACACAGCCACAAGTACTCATGTCATATTTAGATTCAGCTGCATCAAAGTTACTGCAAATGATGAAAAAATTATCCCAGTCCTTTTGtagtaattttaaatatctaacGAAATATTCAAGAAAACAGGTTTCTGATGAAATCAAAAAGTCAAGAAGAACTGTAGAATCAAATCCTATATTTCCTAAGAAGAACAGGAAAATACAGTGAGGATTATAGCCATTTTCATGTGTGTGATGGGTCCACATTTCCTTTCCTTGGGTCAAGCTTTCAGTGGCTTCACATCCtctgaaaatgaagataatggaGCATCCAAATTAaggactttataaaaataaacagttttaacAGATATAATTCATACAACACAAATTAACCTATTAGATTACTTTTAAATCtatgcattaaaagaaaaaaattcaagacccACTCCTTTCTCCATAAGCTCTAAATAAATCTGACTCAGTAAAGCAGAATCCACTGACTTTGGCAGTTCTAGCTTTTGTCTGCCCAATAAAAGTTCTCTGTCATCCTTTTTCTTGACATCAGAATTCCTCATTCTTACAGGTAACCAATTTCATGTGGTAAGATAATtcctaaacctctttccttaccCACCTCAGCAAGGGTGGGCATGTGACCCAGACTGGCCAATCAGAGCACTCCATGCTCCTGGCCACAGTGACTGGTTCTGACAAGGCTCTGTGACCCAAGTGGGCTAATCAGATTGCCCCTGGGACTTCTGCTGGAGCTGTGGAAGATTATAACTGTAAGGCTGAGGTAAGCCTTAAACTGCCGGTTGCCATGCCTGAGAATGAATTCAAAGCtttgagacagagaaaaagagaagtaatTGATGACATGGTTAGAGTCCCTGTACATATAGTTAATACCTGACCCCAACTTGACCCTTTAGAACTCTTAGTTATGAGccaataaattctgtttttttcttaaattagttTGAGTTGGTTTCTATAATTTACaaccaaaaaaaatcttaacaaataCAACTACATGTGAAAAAAGTATGTATGTTGTAAGCACATGCCTCTCTGGACACACTGAACTGGAATTAAAAAGTGGGAAATTCACATACAAAGTTAAGTTTAATTCAGGGGTTTCTACTTCCTGAGGAGTAAAAAGCTAACTTTGAGTACAATTGAGATAAACTCTTACAGGCATGTGCATTTTCAGACTGAATTTGTATTTGACTGTTTTGAACCTAATTCAAATCACATGCAGGAATTTTGTGTTCTTGATTAGAACCTTTTGAAAATTGGCCCCAAACACTTAGAGTCTAAAAGCAGCCACTGCCAGCAGTGTCATAATACAAGTAAGTACTGGCAGCACAACGCTGCACCACAGATCATTAGCAAGAAATCCCTTTCTCCCAGgccaagaaagaaatggaaataaagcaaatattttagggTTTTAATAAAGCAGAAGCTGAAACATTGGGAAAGGTCATCAGTTATTAGCTTCATAACCAATTATAGCTATTTGCCACAAGAAGATATTATCCCAAGTACAGCTATTTTAATGGAGCAGAAACAATCAGTATAAATCATCAGTACATGAACTTAACCAATTTCAGACACTTGCCTCAAGAAGGTATCAGCCCAAATTTGactgaatattaaaatgaatattcagaACAGCTCCTTCGACTATTTCTAAGTTTGTATTCACCTTTACAAAGGCTACTGAAGCTTAATACGGAAAAGCAAGTCTTAGGGGTCAAAAGAGGTCTTATATTAACAACAATCAAGATTCAGAGAAGTGTACTGACTTACTGGAGACTGAATCAGAAGCCATGTTTTCAGGTCCCAATCTAGTTATACTACCTGAGATCTGCCCAGTCAGCCAAGTTTTCATAGTGATGCAAATGCAGTCTCCTTTTCATGTAAGTCAGGTTTAATGAAAGGAACAGGAACTTAGGAGGAAACCACAGTATGTTTCCCCCCAAATGATGCAAAGTAAATAACATGCCCAACACATTCTCAGAAATGTCTTCTGCTTTCCTGACTTGAAGGCAGTTCAATAATATTCTAAAATACACTAACCTGGTCAGTGTTAAGTAGATGCCCAGTGATGCCTTGGCAGCCTCCAGCATGTCATCGTCTTGTTCTATGAAAACCCTAGACAGCCATTTGCACGGATTGTGTAATTGCAGAGAGGGCTGAAGGTGAGGCTTTAAGAAGGTCAGTAACTCAGACATGAACCTCTGCAAgtcaactttaaaaaatgcaaatttcaaaGTGTAGGCAACAGTTGATGAACACATTAATAATACCTTGCCTATATATAAACTCACAGCGTCTAAAGTACCTTAAGATGCAATTATCCTAATTCACTTTCAAAAAGTCATCAGGAATCAGTTAGGAATCATCTCTCTTTGGCAAATGAGGCTCAGGAAAGAAAAGTCACTCATTCCAGAGTGCGTACGTGCAAAATGTACAGCTAGATCAAGTATTCGCAACAACTGCCAAATAACTGTCtcttagaaataaaagttatgtggTTTCTTGCTAAAAACAGATAAATGAGCAGACAACAGAGATCACTTCATCAGATGCCAGAGTTATCTGTGACTAGAGGCAAGAATGCAACCGAGCAAAAACCGTTTTGTcttcaaaataacagaaaaacataTTGTTTGCTTGTTTAGAGCATAGAAGTACTACTATtaagcacaaaaataaacaacattttaGGGAGttttaactataatttaaaaCTGAATTATATAACAGGTGCCATCTAGTGTTACAAATTATAACTGCACAGAATTATAAGTAATGTGTAGTTATTAAAAGCTAAATTATATCAAAAGCAATTCAGTGATGTCATTGCTCACAATTCAAACTTTTCACTGAATCTGTATGCTGCTTGTTTAGAGACATTTACTATTCATTTTCCTCAAGTGAAATGGAAGACTTTGAACTCCTGAGTTACTATCGTGGAAATTATATATGTAACAATTTCTTTGTCAATGTGATTTCTCATATATTACCTTCAGTTCAGtatctaattttcaaaaatctatGTCAGTAGAAATACTAACAGTATGAAGGATTAATATAAATGGggtggggaaatggaggcaggaggatcgcttgagctcaacatgttgaggctgcagtgagcctgggcgacagagcaagaccctgtctccaaataaataaacagtaaacataataataacaaagaaatgacaaacaataataacaacaaacatATAAGTGGGAgtgaacacatttttctttaatctctctgACAGATCTCCATCTGTTGCATcagagctggagtgcaggtgTGCTATGGATCGTGGCTCACtttagccttgacctcccaggctggggCCTGCCAGGCTATGACGGGAGGATTAGTCTGGGCCCAGgggggtcagggctgcagtggcCCATGGTTGTGTACCTGcactttagattaaaaaaaagaagaatataaataaaatactataaatgtTTGAATATGAATTGATTTCCATCACTTACCTTGAGAAGACTAATCAGCAATTCTTTTTTAAACCTAAATCATTCCTTAGGCTCTACAAATTCCTTGAGGCCACAAAAAGCTGCCATGTTTCTTAAAGGTAAAtccagttctcttttttttttcggAAAGTGTAGTAAGTTATAAATAGGATAACATATAGCTTAAATTAGTGGAATTTATACCAGTCCTGAGATTTGATAATTATGAATTACTGTACTTATACAGTAAATAATTACACACTGCATACAAAAGGAGTTCGGAGAATTACCTTTCATTTCACTTGCCGAAGAACAATTTTGAAACTTGATTTCTAAGGATTTCATTATAACTAAGCTTGCTGCTCTAAGGATCACATGATCTGGACCAAAGATATGTTCACATCCAGGCTGAACTTCATCACCTCCAAAAAAGGAATGTTTTCCATGAACAGACAGTGTCTTCAACAACCCTGAATTCACAGCTTGCAAAACAGCATTAGCTAATGCCAGCATGTCCACCGCTACCTGATGGTCTGGTGGCATTAAGGCAGGCACAGATCCACTACAAAGGTCTTCGCCCACTTTACAGAGAAGGCACTTTTTGAGGAATATAATGAACTTTCTTTTGACAAAAGCCTGAATAGGCCAGGTAATAACTTCTAGCACGCAAGTtggcttcaaaaataaaatcctctggGAAGTGAAATGTAACTTCAGGTAGATTCTGGAGGCTATGAGAAGCTCAAGCAACTCCAGGAAACACATCAGGATGTTCACTATTTTAGACGTATCTTGGCAGTTTTCAAAATGCTGAGAGAATAAGGAATtgtaaaatgcttcaaaaatcgTATTGAAATGAGTCAGGAACTGCTTTAGAATTTCTGCAATTATAAAAACAGGAATTATAAACAGGGAAAACAGTCTCCTTCAAACAATTTTACaatttagtttttataaatatcaCTTTATAAGATGGAAAAATAGATTTGGAATGTTTACCTCTAACATTAACACATGAGGTGACACAGATTAACGGCTAATAACCAcagttaaaattcattttatggctaggcgtggtggctcatgcctgtaatcccagcactatgggagagcAATGCGGGTggatgatttgaggtcaggagtttgagagcagcctgtggccaacatggcaaaacctgtctctattaaaaatacagaaattagctgagtttggcagcgggcgtctgtaatcccagctacctgggagcctgaggcagaagaatcacttgaacccaagaggcagaggttacagtgagctgagattgtgccattggactctagcctgagcaacaaagcaagacttgtctcaaaaaaaaaaaaaaaaaagttatcctcTATCAAAATATACGAGAAGAGATTTTTTCATACTTTAAGACAGATCAGATGTTCTAAAGTAAGTTTCATTCCTCATTATAAACACAGTGCTCCCAGAAGAAAGATGACGATTGTTTATAGGGCAACATAAACCATACCTGTTTTTTGTGAACATGAATCTTTAAAGATTTCCTTTATTACTGCTGTAAGAGTCCAGAGGCAGTATATTGCTTTATTACTCTCAGAGTATTCAGAAAGATTTTTCTGGCAAAAAGCAATCCAGGAATTACTTAAGGTTATCTACAAGTGAGAAAATAAGGTagttaaaatacagtattttctttatataatataACTGCATACCACACTGTTTACTCATTTGCCCAAAAGAAGTAAGATATGTggcagagaagaaacagaaatatcctatttaagaaaaaaaaatgaatatgccatagaaagaaaatagaaatgaaataggaaaatgtTAGCAGTGTTATCTCTAAgtggtgaattttttattttgttcttcatgctttattttccaaattttctacttTAACATCACTTTTTCTATTCAGACAAAAAGTTATTGAAAAAAGCAAGAGATTCTAGTTGAAAAGTCAGTAgatgtttcatttgtttattaactaattcagagataagaaaaaaacttgactctgaatttgtttatattgtttttcattaTGCTGAGGCATTACGATTTTACATATGTTATTATGTGAGCAAATGTCTTaatacaaatatttgaagaataaaatcaaatgtcaaaaagaattttaaagaaactataagagaggccaggtgtggtggctcatgcctgcaatcccagcactttgggaagccaaggtgggcagatcatgaggtcaggagttttgagatcggcctggccaacacagtgaaatcccatctctactaaaaatacaaaaactaaccggacatggtagcacacacctgtagtcccagctactccagaggctgaggtaggagaatagcttgaacccaggaggcggaggctgtggtgagccagtatcacgccactgcactctagcctgggcaacagagggagacttcatctcaaaagaaagaagaaaagaaactataagAGAAGTAGGTTGGGTGCCATGGtccttgcctgtaatcccagcactttgggaggcggaggcaggaggattgcttgagcccaggagtctgagaccagattgggcaacacagtgagacctaaattaaaaaaatattaagaaagagaGATAATAACATACTTTGATGACTTATCTTACCTTTTCTCTCAATTGGAAATATAGAAGCAATGCAAGGCACTGTGCGGCCATGTGAGATAACAATTTATCTGAATTTTGGAACatacagatctacaagaaaacaaatacaattaaCCATTACTGCTGAatgttagcatttttattttaattatcgagatctttaaaaaaataaatggcttaCTAATTTAGAATCGACTTTGGCTGATTCTAAGAGAATTTTAATGATATCTCTGTATTTCTCCTTTGCATGGAAATCAGTTTTAACAGACAATATTCGAGTCATCATTACTTTGATCACTGTCAACTGAAGAAGCACTACTTCTCTGGAACTGCTCATCTGACAGTTGCTCTTCAAACATGCGGGTGCTACAGCAATGGAAGCCAAACCGACAGAGATGGGCTGATGCCGGCCCTGGATACCAGTGTTTGCCTGTTCTGAGGAGGTGGCCATAGAGCAATCTTGTTCTGAAACTGCTGGGTTGAGATAAAAGACGCAATCGTGGCTGTCATTTTCAGGTGTGGCTCCAAGAAGTACCTTCTTGTATAACCGTTCTAAAACTTCACAGAAAACTTTCATTTTGACTTCCAAAATGTGTCTTACAAGAAGGTTGACAACTCCAAGTTGTAAATATTAAATCTGAGAAGTGCGATAAATCTCTAAGATGTTTCTTCAGTGAAACCTAAAATaggaaaagtaatttaaaaattctaagtgcTACACA
Encoded proteins:
- the LINS1 gene encoding protein Lines homolog 1 isoform X2 gives rise to the protein MNISSVRKSGTTPSKEEASWSQICMFQNSDKLLSHMAAQCLALLLYFQLREKITLSNSWIAFCQKNLSEYSESNKAIYCLWTLTAVIKEIFKDSCSQKTEILKQFLTHFNTIFEAFYNSLFSQHFENCQDTSKIVNILMCFLELLELLIASRIYLKLHFTSQRILFLKPTCVLEVITWPIQAFVKRKFIIFLKKCLLCKVGEDLCSGSVPALMPPDHQVAVDMLALANAVLQAVNSGLLKTLSVHGKHSFFGGDEVQPGCEHIFGPDHVILRAASLVIMKSLEIKFQNCSSASEMKVDLQRFMSELLTFLKPHLQPSLQLHNPCKWLSRVFIEQDDDMLEAAKASLGIYLTLTRGCEATESLTQGKEMWTHHTHENGYNPHCIFLFFLGNIGFDSTVLLDFLISSETCFLEYFVRYLKLLQKDWDNFFIICSNFDAAESKYDMSTCGCVPSLVQDQSTNQTIPHRLPAPHSHVEVCACHSQASDAPSEPLRAVTSKGNHPMYTPSLSSPPASQSLVDYDSSDDSEVESTDQCLANSKQTSLHQQGTKEIKDTAVTSRDEKEFSREPPSRPLVVKELDTAFSFGCEVVPNDVLSAVGIFYRTVKCFKELQGAICRLQKKNLFPYNPTALMKLLKYIEVISNKTMNTL
- the LINS1 gene encoding protein Lines homolog 1 isoform X1, with translation MKVFCEVLERLYKKVLLGATPENDSHDCVFYLNPAVSEQDCSMATSSEQANTGIQGRHQPISVGLASIAVAPACLKSNCQMSSSREVVLLQLTVIKVMMTRILSVKTDFHAKEKYRDIIKILLESAKVDSKLICMFQNSDKLLSHMAAQCLALLLYFQLREKITLSNSWIAFCQKNLSEYSESNKAIYCLWTLTAVIKEIFKDSCSQKTEILKQFLTHFNTIFEAFYNSLFSQHFENCQDTSKIVNILMCFLELLELLIASRIYLKLHFTSQRILFLKPTCVLEVITWPIQAFVKRKFIIFLKKCLLCKVGEDLCSGSVPALMPPDHQVAVDMLALANAVLQAVNSGLLKTLSVHGKHSFFGGDEVQPGCEHIFGPDHVILRAASLVIMKSLEIKFQNCSSASEMKVDLQRFMSELLTFLKPHLQPSLQLHNPCKWLSRVFIEQDDDMLEAAKASLGIYLTLTRGCEATESLTQGKEMWTHHTHENGYNPHCIFLFFLGNIGFDSTVLLDFLISSETCFLEYFVRYLKLLQKDWDNFFIICSNFDAAESKYDMSTCGCVPSLVQDQSTNQTIPHRLPAPHSHVEVCACHSQASDAPSEPLRAVTSKGNHPMYTPSLSSPPASQSLVDYDSSDDSEVESTDQCLANSKQTSLHQQGTKEIKDTAVTSRDEKEFSREPPSRPLVVKELDTAFSFGCEVVPNDVLSAVGIFYRTVKCFKELQGAICRLQKKNLFPYNPTALMKLLKYIEVISNKTMNTL